ATGCAGCTAACGGCAATTGAGGTTTCAGGAAGAACATGCTTTGATCCCCACTATCTACTGCTGCTTGATTCTGTTATTTACTGTGAttgattttcttctctctcttttttttttttaatattcttcaATTTCTGATAATAATCCTTATTCTAATTTATGGACATATGCATGACATTGGACAGTACATTGATTCTGCATACATGAATTTGACtgcactttttcttttaatatttatgctGAGTTCTTTCAACTGCCATTCCAAAGGAAAATCGCTGACAAGGTTGCTGAATCTGGATTCTATGCTGTGGTTCCCGACTTCTTCTTTGGAGATCCCTATGTAGCCAATTCTTCGAGGACAGTCCAAGAATGGTTAAAAACTCATGGAACAGTTTGTACCCAACTCTTCTCAAAATAAATCTGAAGTTATAATTAATTGTCTGTCATGAATTTGGGTTATCAATTATCCAGCAAATGTGATTTATTTGCCATTGTCTGACTCATAAATCACGATGTGAGTGTAAAATTTGCATTCAGATCATATTGGCATAGAACGCTGTGCCATGAATCCTGCTCCTAGTGTTGCTATAATATTCCTCTCAACCGTTTGCTTCAGGATGACGGCTCCAAAAATGCTACGCGAATAATTGCTGCTCTGAAAAGTAAAGGCATACATGCAGTTGGAGCAGCAGGGTTTTGCTGGGGTGGTGAGATATccaattacctttttttttttattttatcttccaACCCTTTTTTGGCTTGGATTATCAAGCTGAGGATATCTGTGATTGAAGCATTAATGAGGTAACTTGGCTAAAATATTAGTCTcttgtgttaattttttttttccaggcaATGTGATTGTGAAAGTGTCAAAGACTCATCACATTAAAGCTGCAGTGTTGTTACACCCTTCATGGGTCACTCTGGATGATATTGAGGGTATGaatattaatacaaatttaaatgTTAAAGGTTCACCCACAGGAATCTTGCACTCTCACATAAAATGCCACCGGAATGTAAGGCTAATAATCCTTGAACAGATACAATACTGTATATCAACTTATCAAGTCAGGGACTTCAGGATGATAAAGAAGACAATTGCTTTACTTAATTTGTCTAATTGTAAAGAGGAGTGCTACAGCCACAAAGGGATTACACATAAGTAATCCCACAAACTAACGTGGCTTCATGTGATCCGTCAGATCTGTAATCTGTCAAATTACATCAAGCCACATttgtttgtgagattacttttgtgtaatcactttgtggcTAGAGTATTTCTCAATTGTAAATATCTAGCCTTGTACATCTTCTGGGTATCCATAAACACCTTACATGTGGAGATGAGAAAATTGCCCTAATTTATCTGATACAAAAGAGTGGTAGGAGAGCTGCTTCAAGTTGTAGTGAAAGATTTTCAAACGGGCTTGGCAAGCTTTATAGAAGTTATTATAATCCTATGCACTTTCTTTAGCATTTAATGATACAATGCTGGTAAAACTTTCAAATGCTTATCAAAATTTCCTTTTTCAGCTGTCAAGGTTCCTCTTTCCATATTGGCTGCTGAATTAGACAAGGGCACTCCTGCCAAACTTCTCAAACAGTTTGAGGAGGCTCTATCCAAAAATAAGGTGAGGACCCCCCAACTTCAGATACTGATTTTTGGCATGCTGCTAGACTAGACTACGAGCCTTGCACGTGACAACTTgtttatgaaattaatataaatgatACCTAAATATAAGCTTCTGTGAGAATTTTGAATCATGATCGCGAGGATTAATCCGATTGGTTTTAAACAAGTTTCCGACTTGGATTAATGGTTCCAATTTGCAGGTTGATAATTTTATCAAGATATTTCCCAATGTTAAGCATGGATGGACAGTAAGGTACAACGATACCGATCCGGTGGCTGTGAAGGCTGCTGAAGAATCCCATCAAGACATGTTGCATTGGCTGACCAAGTATCTCAAGAAAACATAATGGTCCTTGGAAGTGAAATCACTCTGAATCCTGTTTGTAACCCTAGAAATTTTTTACATGAACTGTAATGAACCTCAAAAACTTCTTTTTGGCGGCCAAGAATAAATCTTAAATGTGTTGTttgattgtttaaaaaaaaaattattataaatatacgTAGATGTCCTTCATTTACATAAACCTAAACAAATTGGAAGGAGTAATCCGGACATGTTACAGCTGAATCAACGAGTTCTTCTATTTTCATTCAGTACACAAAGAAAATCCAAATTGTTTTGCAATCCGAACACGAGATTACAAGACAAGTAACGAtacatttatatttcttttacaattatcttacaattcaattaataaaattatttcactttattaaaaataattttaattttatataaatataaaataatggtATACTTTATCATTTTGCTTATAGAAATTTGGTGGTGAGAGAACCAAAAGTTAAGCCGCCAGCAGTAGAGTGTGTTGACATATATGCAAGCGAAGAGAAATGGTGTTGACAAATATGCAAGCAAAAATGGTCAAAAAGGCATGAAATTGGAGCAGttttattaatgttattattgatatgaaatgGCACTATCCCTAACCTAATGATGCTAAGTGGttgattgaaatttgaatgaatgaatgtctcCTTGTGGTGGGCGGCGGCGTTCTTCTGAGCCAGTTGGTTAAATGGTTGACTCGCTCTCTGCAGTCCAATTCAGAAGTCTTACGAATATGATGGCGCGTTCCCACCAAACCAACCTTGGTAATGGTGTTGGTAATCTTTGACCTCAAAAGATTAACAAAGATACACACACGTTTTGGATGAGCCTTCCAGCAAGATCAAGATGCTATGCTATTCACTGTTGTAGGCTGGACTCCCCCTTTTCCTTGTTTCACACAcctatttatttagaattattatTGTGTTTCGAAAGAATTAATCTTCCCATCACTCCCTATTCACTATTCACACACCACTctatgaggaaaaaaaaactgtcaagtATAGAGTATGAagatgaatagtgactgatgtataacAAAGCCTAGATAATTATACTATAGCGGATTGGTTTTGAAgccaaaaattatcaaatcaagAAATTATCAATATCAAAAAATGAGAAGATGGACATGAAAGAAGCCAAAAACTCAGAATAGTCACTGGCAAATTTCCCTAATAGCTACTATctatttgtttggatgtgaCAATGCGATAGAACCAAAATATTGTATACAAAGTATTAATATCCATCCACGAGTCTAGGTCCTCTTGGATATATACCATTACTGGAGAGAGGATTGCTGGAGGCAAGGGAAGAAAAAACATTGAACTACAAACTTTAGAATGAAATTTAATTGCTATGAAAATCTTCGTAGCATAAATAATAAGTTAGAGCAATTAAGAAAGAATGAAGACGtagttgaaaaataagagaaactgGGAAATGACAATGGGGGGTAATCCAAGTTGGGGCGGGAGTCAAGGGTGGATCCTAGTGGAGAGGAGAAGGGTTGGGACAGGAGGGATATGATCATTGGAGGGGAAGGTCGTTGGTGAGTAAGAGAATGCGATGAGAGAAAAAGAGTGTTCATTGACAACCATTTGATTGAAGCGATGAAATAACACTTTTCACCATGGGATCTATTCTGCATAACAAAAGCAAAAGTTGAAAACCCTGGTCCCTAGTCTAATGTAAGTGAACAATGCGATAATTGGGCAAGGAAACAAGTATCAATGAACGTAAATATTTCACATTGCACAGATAAAATcgttaaaaacaattaaatactACTACTAGAGCTTCCAATCTAAATCAAGTATCTCTTAGGATCTTAATAGTTTAAGATTTTAGTTGCATCAGGATCCTCTCAGCCTTTTGAGATCCTAAATCAAAACAGATAGGGATTTTGTGACAATGGTTTTGAGCAACATGTTACATGTTATGGAAGCAACCAGCTTAAGGAGAAAAATCACTGGGCTTGTTTAACCATAAATCATATCACACTGCATGATTTTCTACAACCAATAGTTTCAACGATGAGTAACCTGAATCAAGTATTTATAGAATACAGCAAATACAATACTCATCCACCCCGGGCTTCCCTTCTAGTGGCATCATGAAGTAGCTCAATGTCGACTCCCTCCGGAGGTAGTTGAACATATCTCACAACTGACCCCCTGATGAAACAGTTCCTCACTGAAAGCTGCCCAGCCACGCagcaaaaattattatttaactcaCCTACAGATTTTATAAGATCGCCCAGAACAAAACGAGAAGTAATATATACTTACAGAACCTCAATAAATTACTTATGTAAATAAGTCTTTTTTGGCACAATAAAACTAAATGGGTCTAGTTTTCCAATTAATCATATTCCAATGAACTTGGTGTGTACGTAATTATAATTTCAGAAGCCAATTCAAATCTTTCTCTGCACTTTTCCccaaagttaagaagttcaaaTCATTCCAAAtgcaataaaatattaactctCAAGTCCCAATTCTCAGCTCTTGAAAAGCTTGCACATATGGATACTGGTCTTAAAGGCTTCGGgggttcaaaataaaaaaataaaaattcttttaacaGCCAACagttattaaaagaaaaaggttaAAACTTTCTTTGGAGGGCTAAATAGTCTAAACAGTTCCTGGATGCAAATAGGATGATTCATTTAGTATACCAAATTACTGCTGGATGAAAGAACAGGTAATAATTCAACTTCTTAAATCAAGACCCTTGAACCTTGATTAGTGTGTTGATGGAAAGATAACAGCTTTAGAATATGAAAACTTGAAGGATTATAAGTAATCTGACTAGCCATACTtttcatttggaaaaaaaaaggcgCACTATTTTCAGACCTCCAAATAAGGAGAAATTAGAAGCCAAAGCACTCACTTCAGGTACAGAAAAGGGCTTGGTGATTTACAAGGAGTTGTATGAGCTGTTCTTAATGACTCAGTGTCAAGGCTAACTCCTCCCACCAATATTCTCATTATTGTCTTTACAAAACCCATGGATCTTCAATTACTGTTGTCAGACTgagcaaaaaaaatattattggaacATTTGTTCTTGTGTGTTggggtagttttttttttttttttggggggggagaGGATATCTATAAACTCAAGACTTATCATATTACATCCATAACTCCCCATACAGGAAGACAGGAAGACATCACTCTCATGGATATCCAACTACGATTaactaaaagtaaaaataagCTTTTGCAAAAAgcaataaatgaaagaaaacctTTTAAAAGTTGCAAGTAGCTCTAAAAGAGCCCACCACTAGAAGTTAACCCACAAAACATAAAATCTTCATTCAGGCTCGCTCAAATATGGGCCCTACATCCCTTTTCTCCATTTACTTCACTTTTCATATTTACTACTGCCAAAACAAGTACCAAAGCCCAGATTATTAGATCAGACACCAGACTACCCCCTTATTTGCAACTAcgatcataaaaaataacctTCCATCATTTGAAGAATCAGCATATATTATCTCAGAACAACACAAATATCAAAACACAATCTTTCTTTttagggttaattacactttgcccccttgaactttcactcaattcacaatgtgcctccgaaactactaattgcatcaaagtggaccctcaaactttcaaaacttcccaaTCCCCCCCTTTCGTCTACCGGCAGTGTTAAATCTAATGGAAATTCACTgcttcatctaatttattatcattgaccatataaaatataaaataatatatgttatcaattaataataaattattaatcattaaccatatataaaattattttatacctaagttgcaagcaagtatgaataatctatgtacacaatgaaattatttgatattcattaaccatgtataaattaataaaaaaattatttaatgatttatgatttattattatttgatagcatatattattttatattttatatagtcaatgataataaattagatgaaaattacatctttgcagtgaatgttatgcacatgaaCAGCACGTGCAGTGAATTTCCGTTAGATTTAACACTGCTCGTAGACAGAAATGAGGGAATtaggaagttttgaaagttcaagggtctactttgatgcaattagtaGTTTTAGAAgtacattgtgaattgagtgaaagttcgagggGTAAAGAGTAattaacccttttttttattggcaccgggtgtccaggaacagcgtCCCAAATAATCCCGGGGGTACACCTACCCTCGACAAGGAGTTTTCAGCAAGTACACCTCGCATAATTCAAGGGAGAAAATTCCCACGTCCGATGgaccctagagattgtttgcatccaGGGGGATTTAAACCTTAGACCTGGCAAGCATACCCCCAAActcaaggcctttaccacttgagcctaCCCCTAAGGGTTTCAAAACACAATCTTAGCAGTATAGGAACATAAACTGCCGAAATTCCCAATCcatattttcaaactacaatTGTATACTGCCTAACTGCTACCAGTAAACCCGCTGGCATTTAAAATGCAACTAGTCCGACCAAGACCATACAATAACAAAGactcataatttaaaaacactACACCACATATCAGTTAGAAGAAtatatttcctaaaaaaaaaattagaagaatatatgcatgcataGATTGACCCACAGAATCATAAAAGTGTAATAAACCCTAGATCATGAAAACACTAAAgcatagaaaattgaaaaaagaaaaaagaatgagaaatacCATGTGGGGATACTTGTCCTGATCGACAACCCTAGTGTTCTCGAGCTTGATGTTGAGGTATTGATCAACGGAGTGTAGAGTCCCCCTGATTGCAAGGTCATTCTTCAACTCCACCGTCACTTCTCGCCCCACCAAGTCCTTGAAGTACGAGAAGAACAACTGCAACCAGAAAAATTAAATCCACATGAATGACTcgggaaagaagaagaagaagaagaagaagaatttgagAGAAATGGAGAGGGACATCAGAAAATTGGATActggaaataataaaacaaaaacggaattaagaaaaagcaaaaccaacagagaaagaaagaagtgaATAAAGAAAATGTCTACCATATTTTCTtcgaagtgagagagagagagagagagagagagagagatttggacTTGGATTTGGTGTGTATGCTGGAGGGGAAGTCCGGTGGCGGAGTCGAGGTTTCTACTACACTTGTAGCTGAGAAAAGAGCGAAGGGACCGAGAGGGAAATACacctaaaaattaaattctttaaaaaaaaactactaagatatgatatatttattagagTGGTGCTACACAAAAGTTTCACATTTTatatactatttaaaaatatataattttatttttttattctcatattttatgaaagaaatatgaagataaaatgatacaattatatatttttaagtaatgtGCAGAATACGAAacttatgtttagaatttttctatttattattattgaattgttttttattaaataatttagttACTGACATCACCAATATGCATATAGGGTTGGTCATTTTGCATTTATAATCTTCATCTAAATGCAAGGAACTATTAGAAATACgtgttttctctcatttctggAGTGCTCTAGCGAGGAGGAAGAACATCCTTCACTCTGGTGGAAGGTTTTTTTGCCAAGGACAATTTTTGAGAGAAGAGAAATAGAATTCTGGAACTGAGCTTCACACAAGAATAGTTAAACCGTGCTTGGGTACAAGATGACAGAAGAAATAGCTGAATTATGGAACAAACTCTTACTAGAGGAAGAAAAGGATGAAATTGTTATTACGGGAAAGGATATTAAGGAAACTATGGATAAATGTAAGCTTTGTTTAGTGGGGAAAGTAATAGCAGATAAGAAGATAAATAGAAAGGCCTTCAAAAATACTATGCTTAAGATTTAGAAATTTTGTATTGGCACCAAGATCATAGAAGTGGGTGAGAATCTTTACATATTTGAATTCCAATATGAAACAGAATTAAATAGGATATGGGAGGGCCAGCCATGGATGTTGACAGGAATTTgctatgtttaaaaaaaaattgagggtTACACTCCACCAAATGAAATGACTTTTACTCATACTAAACTGTGGGTTCAACTACATAACTTACATTTGGGATGCATGAACAATGAAGTTGGGAGTAGAATTGGATCCTCAAATTGTACTGTTTTAAAGGTGGATGTTGACATAAATGAAAATTGTTGGGAAGATGGTTAAGAGTTCTTATTGAAGTGGACTTGATGAAACCATTGGCAAGAGGGAAAGTGATGGAGTTGTTAGGCCACAGAGGTTTTGTacaattcaaatatgaaaaactccCTAAGTTTTGATTTACTTGTGGAGTAATTAAACATGCTTCTAGTGGTTGTATTGGTCAAAATACTAAATTAGATACATCCAAGCAGACTCGTACAAATCAGTATGGAACATGGCATAGGGTTACTAACTCAAGAATAAGTCCAACTAGTTCAAGCTATGGTAGTAGCCCAGACAGACAATTTACAAGCATCACTATGTCCAGTTCTGAAGGCCAGGAAAAATGGGGAAAAAGTCTTATACAAATTGGCAGTATACTACGCGAGGAAGGAAGTAAGCTTTGGCTGCAGCTCTCACCACATAAAGACATGAAGGAGAGCAAGACATAATCACAAGTGCAGCAAGTTTTACCTATGTTAGCTCTGGATATGGAAAACAACATAATGAACACACCTGATACAGATTCCACACCAGAGTTGATGGCTAATACTATGGAGGGCACAATAGATCAATATCAGCATAGTATATCACAACAAATTTCTAAGACTACTGTAAATAAATGGAAGAGGAGGGCAAGGGGACAGGTTAATGTTGAGATGGTACCTACCATTCCTTATGCcacaaggaaaaggaaaatagatgatgaaaatattttctttgctttGGAGAATAATCAAGATGCTAGGGGAAAAAAATCAGCTATGGCAACTGCAATGAATATATCGAAAGAGGCTATTAATTAGCCCTACCGAGAGAAATTAGGTTTCTAAGTTGGAACTACCGAGGGCTTAgcaaccctcggacagttaggGATCTTAGCCTAACCCTCGAATAGTTAGGGATCTTAGCCTTTTAGTTAAGACCCATCAACCTAGCATCTTGTTTCTTATGGAAACCAAGATGCATAAGAATAAACTAGAGGTTATCAAAAACAGGTTGGGTTTCAAAGGTTTATTTTCAGTTGAAGGAGTAGGAGTGAGTGGAGGACTGGCTTTGTTTTGGAAGGAAGATGTCAATCTCATAATCTAGACTTATTCACAGAGGCATATTAACTCAtggattgataaaaaaaaaaaaaaacttctcttaGATGATGACATGTTTCTATGGTCACTCTCAAACAGAAAATAGGGACCGAGGGTGGAGTATTTTGAGACACATTAAACTTCAACATCCCAAAAGGTGGCTGTGTATACGAGATTTCAACGAGATCCTATATCAAAGTGAGAAGTATGGAGGGGCtacaagagaagaaaaatatatgaaaacatTCAGAAAGGTGTTACAAGATTGCAAGCTAACTGATTTGGGTTCAATAAAAGGCAAGTACACATGGGCTAATAATAGATCAGACCAATCCTTTACTAAGGAGAGACTTGATAGAGCAATTGCAAATTCTGAATGGTATGCAACATTTGGTGGAGGAGAGGTGCAAGTGATGGCTATTTCTATATCTGATCATTGTCCTATTTTGATGTCACTAGGCCAACAATATAATATGGCAAACAAAACCACTCAATTGAGAAGATATGAAGATAGATGGTCAACCTTTTCTGATTGTGAAGATGTGATAAGGAAGACATGGCAGCAAGTGAGAGGAAATTCAGGTGGATTGcaaaatatataggaaaaaCTAGAGAGTTGCATGAGTGAATTAAGGAGATGGAGCTACAAAAAAGAATGTGAGGCAAAAGGTTGCTTACTTCAAAAAACCAAGATATTGCAACAAATGCAGTAAACACACACTACAGACTCAGTATAGCGGATGAAATAGATTCAACAAGAAAGAGATTATTTGGTTGAAATGaaccatttaaaatagaaacaaagaGCTAAGGTGACATGGCTACACCAAGGGgatcaaaacacaaaatattatcaTCTATGTGCaactaaaaaaaagaagagaaacacAATTCTGCAAATCATGGATGAGAATGGTGTAAGCATATCAGACACTGAACAAATGGGGAAGGCTTTTACTTAGTTCTATAAGGGCTTGTTTACAACCTCTAAGCCTGCTAACATTGAGACTTCTCAATGCAACTGGAAGGAAAGTCACCCAACAAATGAATGACAGATTATTGTTACCTTTCAACAAAGAGGAAATCAAAGAGGCACTTTTCCAAATGGATCCCTACAAAGCTCCAGGCCTAGATGGTTATGGAGccttttttatcaaatatattggCCAGTAGTGGGAGATGGGTTCTGTGAGGCTATCCTATCCTTTTTAAACTCTGAGCAAGATATGTCAACAATTAACTATACATACCTAGTGATGATACCAAAGTACAACAATCCAAAAAATATCACAAAGTACAGACCTATAAGTCTCTGTAATGTGCTTtacaaaattattacaaaagTGTTGGTCAATAgattgaagaaaattatgtCTGCCATCATTTCACAAAACCAGTCCTTTGTTCCAAGAAGACTAATTTCAGATAAT
This genomic interval from Juglans microcarpa x Juglans regia isolate MS1-56 chromosome 4D, Jm3101_v1.0, whole genome shotgun sequence contains the following:
- the LOC121259447 gene encoding sm-like protein LSM2, with product MLFFSYFKDLVGREVTVELKNDLAIRGTLHSVDQYLNIKLENTRVVDQDKYPHMLSVRNCFIRGSVVRYVQLPPEGVDIELLHDATRREARGG
- the LOC121259445 gene encoding endo-1,3;1,4-beta-D-glucanase-like isoform X1; its protein translation is MARLPKLPFLSSTLSKLAFLLSLVILLSLPLGFYSEDGTLSRHCLENPPVVNSSYGAGSVHKIGGHKAYVSGHRRSKLAILLVSDVYGYEAPHLRKIADKVAESGFYAVVPDFFFGDPYVANSSRTVQEWLKTHGTDDGSKNATRIIAALKSKGIHAVGAAGFCWGGNVIVKVSKTHHIKAAVLLHPSWVTLDDIEAVKVPLSILAAELDKGTPAKLLKQFEEALSKNKVDNFIKIFPNVKHGWTVRYNDTDPVAVKAAEESHQDMLHWLTKYLKKT
- the LOC121259445 gene encoding endo-1,3;1,4-beta-D-glucanase-like isoform X2 — encoded protein: MARLPKLPFLSSTLSKLAFLLSLVILLSLPLGFYSEDGTLSRHCLENPPVVNSSYGAGSVHKIGGHKAYVSGHRRSKLAILLVSDVYGYEAPHLRKIADKVAESGFYAVVPDFFFGDPYVANSSRTVQEWLKTHGTDDGSKNATRIIAALKSKGIHAVGAAGFCWGGNVIVKVSKTHHIKAAVLLHPSWVTLDDIEGMNINTNLNVKGSPTGILHSHIKCHRNVRLIILEQIQYHKGITHK